The Sandaracinaceae bacterium genome has a window encoding:
- a CDS encoding 30S ribosomal protein S1 translates to MAPETQTSASGGGESFASLFEASVARADELREGDIVSGTVISIAKDSVVVDIGYKSEGIISLSEFSDPNGEQSVTAGDRVDVLIEAKETDDGLVLLSKEKADKLKVWDEISAACERDELIEGTITARVKGGLSVTIKGGVKAFLPGSQVDLRPVRNLDKLIGQTYEFKVIKFNKKRGNIVLSRRVLLEKERDELKARTLQNLEEGMVVTGVIKNITEYGAFVDLGGIDGLLHITDMSWGRVNHPSEVFNVGDEVTVKVLKYNAETERVSLGLKQTVEDPWNNAADRYPVGAKVSGKVVSLTDYGAFVELEPGIEGLIHVSEMSWRKPKHPSKLLEIGQEVETVILDVDIVNKRISLGLKQLEPDPWETFTRKYNPGDIIRGKVRSVTDYGVFVGIEEGVDGMVHKSDLSWTQRINNPSDVYRKGDEVEAIILSINHDEKKVSLGIKQLYEDPWTRIPADYPAGTILEVRVVSIAEFGVFAELERGIEGLVPLSELSYDRIDDPRQIVKEGQIVKAEIVDVNPSDRRITLSLKKAELENLEAMKFDENRGANRDGAPARKVGPSGGGGATLGDVLKDKLGGLSVSASEAPAAEEASEEADASDEEE, encoded by the coding sequence ATGGCACCAGAGACGCAGACCAGCGCTTCCGGCGGCGGAGAGAGCTTCGCCAGCCTGTTCGAAGCCTCGGTCGCCCGCGCGGATGAGCTCCGTGAAGGAGACATCGTATCCGGGACGGTCATCTCGATCGCGAAGGACTCCGTTGTCGTCGACATCGGTTACAAGTCCGAGGGGATCATCTCGCTGAGCGAGTTCTCGGATCCCAATGGTGAGCAGAGCGTGACCGCGGGTGACCGCGTCGACGTGCTCATCGAGGCCAAGGAGACCGACGACGGTCTCGTGCTCCTCTCGAAGGAGAAGGCCGACAAGCTCAAGGTCTGGGACGAGATCAGCGCCGCGTGTGAGCGCGACGAGCTGATCGAGGGCACCATCACCGCCCGCGTGAAGGGCGGCCTCAGCGTCACCATCAAGGGTGGCGTCAAGGCGTTCCTCCCCGGCTCCCAGGTCGACCTTCGACCCGTGCGCAACCTCGATAAGCTCATCGGGCAGACGTACGAGTTCAAGGTCATCAAGTTCAACAAGAAGCGCGGGAACATCGTGTTGTCGCGTCGCGTGCTCCTGGAGAAGGAGCGCGACGAGCTCAAGGCGCGCACGCTCCAGAACCTCGAAGAGGGCATGGTCGTCACCGGCGTCATCAAGAACATCACCGAGTACGGTGCGTTCGTGGACCTGGGCGGCATCGACGGGCTCCTCCACATCACCGACATGTCCTGGGGCCGGGTCAACCACCCGTCCGAGGTCTTCAACGTCGGCGACGAGGTCACCGTCAAGGTGCTCAAGTACAACGCCGAGACCGAGCGCGTGTCGCTCGGCCTCAAGCAGACCGTCGAAGACCCGTGGAACAACGCGGCCGACCGTTACCCGGTGGGCGCGAAGGTCAGCGGCAAGGTCGTCTCGCTCACGGACTACGGCGCCTTCGTGGAGCTGGAGCCGGGCATCGAGGGCCTCATCCACGTCTCGGAGATGAGCTGGCGCAAGCCGAAGCACCCGTCGAAGCTCCTGGAGATCGGCCAGGAGGTCGAGACGGTCATCCTCGACGTCGACATCGTCAACAAGCGCATCAGCCTCGGCCTCAAGCAGCTCGAGCCCGATCCGTGGGAGACGTTCACCCGCAAGTACAACCCGGGCGACATCATCCGGGGCAAGGTCCGCAGCGTGACCGACTACGGCGTGTTCGTGGGCATCGAAGAGGGTGTCGACGGCATGGTCCACAAGTCGGACCTCAGCTGGACCCAGCGCATCAACAACCCGTCCGACGTCTACCGCAAGGGCGACGAGGTCGAGGCCATCATCCTCTCGATCAACCATGACGAGAAGAAGGTCAGCCTCGGCATCAAGCAGCTCTACGAGGATCCGTGGACGCGGATCCCGGCGGACTACCCGGCGGGCACCATCCTCGAGGTTCGCGTGGTCTCCATCGCGGAGTTCGGGGTGTTCGCGGAGCTCGAGCGCGGCATCGAGGGCCTCGTGCCCCTGAGCGAGCTCAGCTACGACCGCATCGACGACCCCCGCCAGATCGTGAAGGAAGGCCAGATCGTCAAGGCGGAGATCGTGGACGTGAACCCGTCGGACCGTCGCATCACCCTCAGCCTCAAGAAGGCGGAGCTCGAGAACCTCGAGGCGATGAAGTTCGACGAGAACCGCGGCGCCAACCGCGACGGCGCTCCGGCCCGCAAGGTGGGTCCGAGCGGCGGCGGCGGCGCGACCCTCGGCGACGTGCTCAAGGACAAGCTCGGCGGTCTCTCCGTCAGCGCGTCCGAGGCACCGGCCGCCGAGGAGGCCTCCGAGGAGGCCGACGCGAGCGACGAAGAGGAGTGA
- the aroA gene encoding 3-phosphoshikimate 1-carboxyvinyltransferase, producing MIRRYRIRGGRPLRGAMRVPGDKSIGHRAIIFASLAEGRSTITGLSGGLDNLSTAQIFREMGVSIDLDDERAVVEGVGLDGLKMPKGALDCGNSGTTMRLVAGILSAQRFGTRLVGDESLTRRPMRRVVDPLRARGANIAGVSGPKEGEVYPPLSVAPLIDDEHLIALEYTSPVASAQVKSCLLLSGLWARGVTAISEPVLSRDHTERMMNALGVPIQVVGPMVVLDPVGWDRRWDGFTWHVPGDPSSAAFPMAAALLVPGSEVTLEGVCLNPTRTGLFDALRAMRAQLAFTPKGEAAGAEPIGDVTVTHGPLGPAMTGGELLTRMIDEVPAFCAVASAANGRSDVRDAHELRVKESDRLATSAGVLRAFGLDCTELDDGMHVHGGAKPHAAEVDSGGDHRIAMMAAVLGMACEGETVVHDVACVDTSFPGFASLMSSLGADITVEESE from the coding sequence ATGATCCGCCGCTACCGCATCCGCGGCGGTCGCCCCCTGCGCGGCGCGATGCGCGTCCCGGGCGACAAGTCCATCGGCCATCGCGCGATCATCTTCGCCTCGCTCGCCGAGGGCCGCTCGACGATCACCGGGCTGAGCGGCGGGCTCGACAACCTCTCCACGGCCCAGATCTTCCGCGAGATGGGCGTCTCGATCGACCTCGACGACGAGCGCGCGGTGGTCGAGGGCGTCGGGCTCGACGGCCTGAAGATGCCCAAGGGCGCGCTCGACTGCGGCAACAGCGGCACCACGATGCGGCTCGTCGCGGGCATCCTCAGCGCGCAGCGCTTCGGCACGCGGTTGGTGGGCGACGAGTCGCTGACCAGGCGGCCCATGCGTCGCGTGGTCGACCCGCTCCGCGCGCGCGGCGCGAACATCGCGGGGGTCAGCGGTCCGAAGGAGGGCGAGGTCTATCCGCCGCTCTCGGTCGCGCCGCTGATCGATGACGAGCACCTCATCGCGCTCGAGTACACCTCTCCGGTCGCGAGCGCGCAGGTGAAGAGCTGCCTGCTGCTGTCGGGCCTCTGGGCGCGGGGCGTCACCGCCATCTCCGAGCCCGTGCTCAGCCGCGACCACACCGAGCGCATGATGAACGCGCTGGGCGTGCCGATTCAGGTCGTCGGCCCGATGGTGGTGCTCGACCCGGTCGGCTGGGATCGCCGCTGGGACGGCTTCACCTGGCATGTCCCCGGGGACCCCTCGAGCGCCGCGTTCCCGATGGCGGCGGCGCTGCTCGTGCCGGGCAGCGAGGTGACGCTCGAGGGCGTCTGCCTCAACCCGACCCGGACGGGGCTCTTCGACGCGCTCCGCGCGATGCGGGCGCAGCTGGCCTTCACGCCAAAGGGGGAGGCCGCGGGGGCCGAGCCCATCGGCGACGTCACCGTCACGCACGGGCCGCTCGGTCCGGCGATGACGGGCGGCGAGCTGCTGACCCGCATGATCGACGAGGTGCCGGCGTTCTGCGCGGTCGCCTCGGCGGCCAACGGGCGGAGCGACGTGCGGGACGCGCACGAGCTGCGGGTGAAGGAGAGCGACCGGCTCGCGACGAGCGCCGGGGTGCTGAGGGCGTTCGGGCTCGACTGCACGGAGCTCGACGACGGGATGCACGTGCACGGCGGCGCGAAGCCACACGCGGCCGAGGTCGACAGCGGCGGCGATCACCGCATCGCCATGATGGCCGCCGTGCTCGGCATGGCCTGCGAGGGAGAGACCGTCGTGCACGACGTGGCCTGCGTCGACACCAGCTTTCCGGGCTTCGCCTCTTTGATGTCGTCGCTCGGGGCCGACATCACGGTCGAGGAGAGCGAGTGA
- the hisC gene encoding histidinol-phosphate transaminase → MSLVPENVERLIPYVPGKPVEELERELGIQNAVKLASNENPVGPSPKAIDAMRAHASGVHRYPDAATWALRSDLAAFHSQGASAVHMDEIVLGNGSNELIDLICRTYAGPSDHAVIGVPSFVCYHLGLTAANVPFDAVPLREHLFWDLEAMAAKVTAKTKLFFVANPNNPTGTHVGRAAVERLLKELPEQVVVVLDEAYVQFADADDYVSGLELRGLRERLIVLRTFSKAYGLAANRVGYAIGQKDVVSYLNRVRAPFNVNTLAQVAARAALQDPEHVERYVALNRTERARITEALEGLGLRVAPSQANFVFADFGRPNEEVYDRMLRMGVIIRPMPAPVDTWLRITVGRPEENDRLLEAVRELVAS, encoded by the coding sequence ATGAGCCTGGTCCCCGAGAACGTCGAACGCCTCATCCCCTACGTCCCCGGCAAGCCGGTCGAGGAGCTCGAGCGCGAGCTCGGCATCCAGAACGCCGTGAAGCTCGCGTCGAACGAGAACCCGGTCGGGCCGTCCCCCAAGGCCATCGACGCGATGCGAGCCCACGCCTCGGGCGTGCACCGCTACCCGGACGCGGCGACGTGGGCCCTGCGCTCCGACCTGGCCGCGTTCCATTCCCAGGGCGCGAGCGCGGTTCACATGGACGAGATCGTGCTCGGCAACGGCTCGAACGAGCTGATCGACCTCATCTGCCGCACCTACGCCGGCCCGTCCGACCACGCGGTGATCGGGGTGCCGAGCTTCGTCTGCTACCACCTCGGTCTGACGGCAGCCAACGTCCCGTTCGACGCCGTGCCGCTCCGCGAGCACCTCTTCTGGGACCTCGAGGCGATGGCGGCGAAGGTGACCGCGAAGACGAAGCTCTTCTTCGTCGCCAACCCCAACAACCCCACCGGCACGCACGTGGGCCGCGCGGCGGTCGAGCGCCTGCTGAAGGAGCTGCCCGAGCAGGTCGTCGTCGTGCTCGACGAGGCGTACGTCCAGTTCGCCGACGCCGACGACTACGTCAGCGGCCTCGAGCTCCGCGGGCTGCGCGAGCGCCTGATCGTCCTGCGCACCTTCAGCAAGGCCTACGGCCTGGCCGCCAACCGCGTCGGCTACGCCATCGGGCAGAAGGACGTCGTCTCGTACCTCAACCGGGTGCGCGCGCCCTTCAACGTCAACACGCTCGCGCAGGTCGCGGCGCGGGCGGCGCTGCAAGACCCGGAGCACGTCGAGCGCTACGTCGCGCTGAACCGGACCGAGCGCGCGCGCATCACCGAGGCGCTCGAGGGGCTCGGCCTGCGCGTCGCCCCGAGCCAGGCCAACTTCGTGTTCGCGGACTTCGGCCGGCCCAACGAGGAGGTCTACGACCGCATGCTCCGCATGGGCGTGATCATCCGGCCGATGCCCGCGCCCGTCGACACCTGGCTGCGCATCACGGTGGGGCGCCCCGAAGAGAACGACCGCCTGCTGGAGGCGGTCCGCGAGCTCGTCGCATCATGA
- the cmk gene encoding (d)CMP kinase, whose protein sequence is MTIVAIDGPAGAGKSSAALRLAERLGYTLIDTGALYRAVALAAREQGVSWEDGEALGALASSLELRFGPVTGGRPPLLIDGVDRSDDIRAPEISQGASQVSAHPPVRAALLEVQRRMGRQGDVVLEGRDIGTVVFPDADVKVFLTASVEARARRRYDELKGRDGDADLDEVRREMETRDQRDSTRAVAPLKPADDAVRLDSSGLDLDGVLAKLEALVRERLPRPGAR, encoded by the coding sequence GTGACCATCGTCGCCATCGACGGCCCGGCGGGGGCCGGCAAGAGCAGCGCCGCGCTGCGGCTCGCGGAGCGGCTCGGCTACACCCTCATCGACACGGGGGCGCTCTACCGCGCCGTGGCGCTCGCGGCGCGAGAGCAGGGCGTCTCGTGGGAGGACGGCGAGGCCCTCGGCGCGCTCGCCAGCTCCCTCGAGCTGCGCTTCGGGCCCGTCACGGGCGGCCGCCCGCCGCTCCTGATCGACGGCGTGGACCGGAGCGACGACATCCGCGCGCCCGAGATCTCGCAGGGCGCGAGCCAGGTCTCGGCCCACCCGCCGGTCCGCGCCGCGCTGCTCGAGGTGCAGCGCCGGATGGGGCGTCAGGGCGACGTGGTGCTCGAGGGGCGCGACATCGGCACCGTGGTGTTCCCGGACGCGGACGTGAAGGTCTTCCTCACCGCGTCGGTCGAGGCGCGCGCGCGGCGTCGATACGACGAGCTCAAGGGTCGGGACGGCGACGCGGACCTCGACGAGGTGCGCCGCGAGATGGAGACCCGGGACCAGCGCGACTCGACGCGCGCGGTCGCGCCGCTGAAGCCGGCCGACGACGCCGTGCGGCTCGACAGCTCGGGGCTCGACCTCGACGGCGTGCTGGCGAAGCTCGAGGCCCTCGTGAGGGAGCGGCTGCCCCGACCTGGCGCTCGTTGA
- a CDS encoding prephenate dehydratase domain-containing protein — protein MADRDELAKIREALEAADTQLVEALDARARAVKKYVALREQSPEAYFAMPSAAEVVGRALERAKDFPHGSLEHALREVIGACADMIAPVRVAVLGAEGGFAHLAAGLHFGTAAAVSPVETIHDVFEEVERRRASFGVVPFESSTDGALTETIDQLAQREPRICGEITIGCSYDLMSRTGNAGDVDNVYGTRAALAACEQTLKRDFPRATILDVKSGVVAGQLAEEDHGAAAIVAGTGESERGQLRRVRENLEDRPGLQTRFVVIGEERPRKTGHDRTLLALAVGDGPGSLYTALQPFADRGINLTRIESRPARGTSWRYLFILELDGHMTDRAVLTAVDEVRDASRHLKVLGSFPRPGDE, from the coding sequence ATGGCGGATCGAGACGAGCTCGCGAAGATCAGGGAGGCGCTCGAGGCGGCCGACACCCAGCTCGTGGAGGCCCTCGACGCGCGCGCACGCGCGGTCAAGAAGTACGTCGCGCTGCGGGAGCAGAGCCCGGAGGCGTACTTCGCCATGCCCTCGGCGGCGGAGGTGGTCGGTCGCGCCCTGGAGCGCGCAAAGGACTTCCCCCATGGCTCGCTGGAGCACGCGCTCCGCGAGGTGATCGGCGCGTGCGCGGACATGATCGCGCCCGTGCGGGTGGCGGTGCTGGGCGCGGAGGGCGGCTTCGCGCACCTCGCGGCGGGCCTGCACTTCGGGACCGCGGCCGCGGTCAGCCCGGTCGAGACCATCCACGACGTCTTCGAGGAGGTCGAGCGGCGCCGCGCGTCGTTCGGCGTGGTCCCGTTCGAGTCCTCCACGGACGGCGCGCTGACGGAGACCATCGATCAGCTGGCGCAGCGCGAGCCCCGGATCTGCGGCGAGATCACCATCGGCTGCTCCTACGACCTGATGAGCCGCACGGGGAACGCGGGCGACGTCGACAACGTCTACGGCACGCGCGCCGCGCTCGCCGCGTGTGAGCAGACCCTCAAGCGGGATTTCCCGCGCGCGACGATCCTCGACGTGAAGTCGGGCGTGGTGGCCGGCCAGCTCGCCGAAGAAGACCACGGCGCGGCGGCCATCGTGGCGGGCACGGGCGAGAGCGAGCGTGGCCAGCTGCGGCGCGTCCGCGAGAACCTCGAGGACCGGCCGGGGCTGCAGACCCGCTTCGTCGTCATCGGCGAGGAGCGCCCTCGCAAGACCGGCCACGACCGGACGCTGCTCGCGCTCGCCGTCGGGGACGGACCGGGCTCGCTCTACACCGCGCTGCAGCCCTTCGCCGACCGGGGCATCAACCTGACCCGCATCGAGTCGCGCCCGGCGCGCGGCACGAGCTGGCGCTATCTCTTCATCCTCGAGCTCGACGGGCACATGACCGATCGCGCGGTGCTCACCGCGGTGGACGAGGTCCGGGACGCCAGCCGTCACCTCAAGGTGCTCGGCAGCTTCCCCCGCCCGGGCGACGAGTAG